The proteins below come from a single Melitaea cinxia chromosome 9, ilMelCinx1.1, whole genome shotgun sequence genomic window:
- the LOC123656136 gene encoding uncharacterized protein LOC123656136, with translation MENKNIPSSKKLISIQEEKVIRQVDYDSIAESSNCSPKKLLLEIFRKSSSSKQSSQKILVSIKPKTPAIKTLFLAEKNRFHSKKHSNKAGSRLALGDHSSFTTHLSDNDSNELNSLESVNYLLRNFTKSEILREKTSTSTLKEESLTEISKCINTNSSSLCPTVFKNNSKQKFAKKCYVYTQPQFTMTFPKISKTYQNNHRKANKVDIGTFVFDSSSQDIVTSSENIKKLNQRIEQLERKILRQQMIFRSMNPKIPLSSSDEDSKDQIMKTTSNQGRPGCSYVEYSQVPATSAFQRLPQQPAPLSASKATTIQKEHNSEQYGRDFTLYDGITARGRRQCASVPCKRDDGSRSAADRVHKIRHKLNPVRDYRLMDTVHYLAQGEFAPRDDGIKLTPSREAVLSDIIWEDVCRTHWPTTRLARRIAHPERYGPRSELQRLIDSLLRERVAHVERRKRRHYRIVKLNHRHENCRPVGKTGDIIVASHKDKPCNEDNDSINGRSSAQTSVREGRNTKICSPRRQKRHFRQEDCSPGPSRATRYSTTNREATCCYHSSNPTKQSKNSKQDSTAIRRNNAIDLTSTSSTTTNQVRQKNPRLVVKKNSFRKRYKAEEPNLEHFILLPTLVVKTPSNMKRQKKFNELYHRILNTQFNKAKVVAESKNLDGNQNKNQYKNISMSNSDESILNN, from the exons atggaaaataaaaatattccgtCCAGCAAAAAGTTAATATCCATCCAAGAAGAAAAAGTAATACGTCAAGTGGATTATGATTCCATTGCTGAATCTTCAAATTGTTCACCTAAAAAATTACTGTTAG AGATATTTCGAAAAAGTTCTTCTTCTAAACAATCATCTCAAAAAATACTTGTGTCCATAAAACCAAAAACTCCAGCgatcaaaactttatttttagctgaaaaaaatcgatttcattCAAAAAAG caTTCTAATAAAGCAGGTTCGCGACTAGCTTTAGGCGATCACTCATCATTTACAACAC accTTAGCGATAATGACTCTAACGAACTAAATTCGCTGGAATCCGTTAATTACTTACTGAGAAACTTCACCAAAAGCGAAATTTTACGTGAAAAGACTTCAACGAGTACATTAAAAGAAGAAAGTTTGACGGaaatttcaaaatgtataaatactAATTCTTCATCTCTTTGTCCTACTGTTTTCAAAAACAATTCTAAGCAAAAGTTTGCcaaaaaatgttatgtttacACTCAACCACAGTTTACTATGACTTTTCCCAAAATATCGAAAACATATCAAAATAATCACAGAAAAGCCAATAAAGTTGATATTGGTACGTTTGTCTTTGATTCTTCTTCCCAAGACATAGTTACTTCTTCGGAgaacattaaaaagttaaatcaaAGAATAGAACAGTTGGAGAGAAAAATTTTAAGACAGCAAATGATATTTCGTTCTATGAATCCCAAAATACCATTATCTTCGTCAGATGAAGATTCAAAGGATCAAATAATGAAAACTACGTCAAACCAGGGGCGACCAGGATGTAGTTATGTCGAATATAGTCAAGTACCGGCCACATCAGCATTTCAACGACTTCCTCAACAGCCGGCACCTTTATCGGCTAGTAAAGCGACAACTATTCAAAAGGAACACAATTCAGAACAATATGGACGTGATTTTACCCTCTATGATGGAATTACTGCCAGAGGTAGACGTCAATGTGCATCAGTTCCATGCAAAAGAGACGATGGTTCAAGGTCAGCTGCTGATAGAGTACACAAGATAAGGCATAAGCTAAATCCTGTGAGGGATTATAGGCTTATGGATACGGTGCATTATTTAGCACAAGGTGAATTCGCCCCACGTGATGATGGAATAAAGCTAACTCCTTCTCGTGAAGCCGTTTTGAGTGACATAATATGGGAAGATGTCTGTCGTACACACTGGCCCACCACTAGACTTGCACGTCGAATTGCTCATCCAGAAAGATACGGACCGAGATCTGAGCTGCAGCGTTTAATTGACAGTCTGCTTAGAGAACGAGTTGCTCATGTTGAAAGGAGAAAAAGAAGGCATTACCGTATTGTGAAATTGAACCATCGTCATGAAAACTGTCGACCAGTTGGAAAAACTGGAGATATAATAGTAGCTAGTCATAAAGACAAGCCTTGTAACGAAGATAATGATAGTATTAATGGTCGTTCATCTGCTCAAACTTCCGTACGGGAAGGACGAAATACGAAAATATGCAGTCCCCGCAGACAAAAGCGACATTTTAGACAAGAAGACTGTTCACCAGGTCCTAGCCGAGCTACACGTTATTCCACAACAAACAGAGAAGCAACTTGTTGTTACCATTCTTCTAATCCCACAAAACAAtctaaaaattcaaaacaagATTCTACTGCAATTCGAAGAAACAATGCCATAGATTTGACTAGTACCAGTAGCACAACTACTAATCAAGTTCGTCAAAAGAATCCACGCctagttgttaaaaaaaattcattccgAAAAAGGTATAAAGCTGAAGAACCTAATCTAGAACATTTTATTCTACTACCAACCTTGGTAGTTAAAACTCCATCTAATATGAAACGCCAAAAAAAGTTTAACGAACTCTATCATCGAATACTTAACACGCAGTTTAATAAAG cTAAAGTCGTCGCTGAGAGTAAAAATTTAGAtggtaatcaaaataaaaatcaatataaaaatataagcatgTCAAACAGTGatgaaagtattttaaataattaa